From Microbacterium sp. YJN-G, a single genomic window includes:
- a CDS encoding cory-CC-star protein: MSDIRPAQRLRRRWAAIRQGLAEYYAGPYRQTLARERRDEDDLFALIVLGEALGVPDPAAYYSAEFMPMLAADFHDWHRRMGMPRSPLDHVTCC, translated from the coding sequence ATGTCCGACATCCGGCCGGCCCAGCGTCTGCGACGACGCTGGGCCGCCATCCGGCAGGGGCTCGCGGAGTACTACGCGGGCCCCTACCGGCAGACCCTGGCCCGCGAACGTCGCGATGAGGACGACCTGTTCGCGCTCATCGTGCTCGGCGAGGCGCTGGGCGTGCCGGACCCTGCCGCGTACTACAGCGCCGAGTTCATGCCGATGCTCGCCGCCGACTTCCACGACTGGCATCGCCGTATGGGTATGCCCCGTTCACCCCTGGATCACGTCACATGCTGCTAG
- a CDS encoding ArsA family ATPase, with protein MLLEALRRPMLFVGGKGGVGKTSLASALAVSRARAGERVLVVSTDPAHNLGHLWRTEVGDAPQRLADFGDGIGGGFVDGVEIDPLATIARHLAAVERTMIRMLPERQHAPARAHLERARHAPGSHESAVLERIAELAEIGRRDYDAVIFDTAPSGHTLRLLALPGQLAGWTETLLRNRDRSERFSAAMRGLTGGSDRQAEAQGDLRRALQSRRDRFDALQQAIADPQRTGFVVVFTAEALPVAETFEVVETLNGMHVDVAALIANRRSPDGAGELLRERRGGEDVHLQRVRAEVPVPVIEIPLMPGELTGVQALGSLAGLVEAASAS; from the coding sequence ATGCTGCTAGAAGCACTGCGCCGGCCGATGCTCTTCGTCGGCGGCAAGGGCGGGGTGGGCAAGACCTCGCTGGCCTCGGCGCTCGCCGTCTCGCGCGCCCGCGCCGGCGAGCGGGTGCTGGTCGTCTCGACCGACCCCGCCCACAATCTGGGCCACCTCTGGCGGACCGAGGTGGGTGACGCGCCGCAGCGGCTCGCCGACTTCGGCGACGGCATCGGCGGCGGGTTCGTCGACGGCGTCGAGATCGACCCGCTCGCCACGATCGCCCGTCACCTCGCCGCGGTGGAGAGGACGATGATCCGGATGCTGCCCGAGCGCCAGCATGCGCCGGCGCGCGCGCATCTGGAGCGGGCCCGGCATGCGCCGGGGAGTCACGAATCCGCCGTGCTCGAGCGCATCGCCGAGCTGGCCGAGATCGGCCGGCGGGACTATGACGCGGTGATCTTCGACACCGCTCCCTCCGGGCACACTCTGCGCCTTCTGGCACTGCCCGGTCAGCTGGCCGGCTGGACCGAGACCCTGCTGCGCAACCGCGACCGCTCCGAGCGCTTCTCGGCGGCGATGCGTGGACTCACCGGCGGCTCGGATCGGCAGGCCGAGGCGCAGGGCGACCTGCGGCGCGCGCTGCAGAGCCGCCGCGATCGCTTCGACGCGCTCCAGCAGGCGATCGCCGACCCGCAGCGCACCGGTTTCGTCGTGGTGTTCACCGCCGAGGCGCTGCCGGTGGCCGAGACCTTCGAGGTCGTTGAGACCCTGAACGGCATGCATGTCGATGTCGCGGCGCTGATCGCCAACCGCCGCTCCCCGGACGGCGCCGGTGAGCTGCTGCGAGAGCGGCGCGGCGGTGAGGATGTGCACCTGCAGCGAGTGCGGGCCGAGGTCCCAGTACCGGTGATCGAGATCCCGCTCATGCCGGGGGAGCTGACCGGGGTGCAGGCGCTGGGATCGCTGGCGGGTCTTGTGGAGGCCGCCTCGGCATCCTAG
- a CDS encoding ArsR/SmtB family transcription factor → MENEQGRTLDAGALKALAHPLRVRIYDLLSERGPQTASTLAALIGETSGATSYHLRALAAHDLIREVPDRGTARERWWERPKGRVNLPGPADQASPSGRAAAQIVTAEFFRLRHQTLMEYINRPASEREDGWKDAGLVTTSMLDLTAEQLAEVTAELTSVIDGILKRYEGQQDTPGTRRVTLRTEIFDLPVAVGRAEGDQERS, encoded by the coding sequence ATGGAGAACGAACAGGGCCGCACACTCGACGCCGGGGCACTCAAGGCGCTCGCGCACCCGCTGCGTGTGCGGATCTACGATCTGCTCAGCGAGCGTGGCCCGCAGACGGCGAGCACGCTCGCCGCGCTGATCGGGGAGACCTCCGGTGCGACCAGCTACCACCTGCGCGCTCTCGCCGCGCATGACCTGATCCGCGAGGTGCCCGACCGCGGCACGGCCAGGGAGCGCTGGTGGGAACGCCCGAAGGGGCGCGTGAACCTGCCCGGGCCCGCCGATCAGGCGTCGCCGTCCGGACGCGCCGCGGCGCAGATCGTGACCGCCGAGTTCTTCCGGCTTCGTCACCAGACGCTCATGGAGTACATCAACCGTCCGGCGTCCGAGCGGGAGGACGGCTGGAAGGATGCCGGACTCGTGACGACCTCGATGCTCGACCTCACGGCCGAGCAGCTGGCCGAGGTGACCGCCGAGCTCACCTCCGTCATCGACGGCATCCTCAAACGCTATGAAGGGCAGCAGGACACGCCGGGAACCCGCCGTGTGACGCTGCGCACCGAGATCTTCGACCTCCCCGTGGCCGTCGGCCGCGCGGAGGGGGACCAGGAGCGATCATGA
- a CDS encoding carbon starvation protein A, translated as MSPVLLMFIGLAIFAAGYIFYSRYLANRVYRLDPAFKTPAHELNDGIDYVPTNKFILWGHHFTSVAGAAPIVGPAIAVIWGWVPAFLWVTIGTVFFAGMHDLGALWASTRNKGRSIGALSARYIGKRGASLFLVVIFLLLLMVIAAFAVVIKNLLISTPSAVIPTWGAIVVALLVGVAVYRLRWPLLPVTVVGVVALYSLIVLGDQVPVVLPDDFLGMGPATFWILTLFIYGAIASLLPVWVLLQPRDYINGVQLFVGLILLFGSVLTATLFSGAAPEIVAPAINTAVPEGTPSMVPLLFVTIACGAISGFHGMVSSGTSSKQLDKETDARFVGYFGAVGEGLLSLGTILAVIAGFRTVAEWDEVYSAFGAGGVGAFVTGGGALMQAGIGLPASLSATVLATMAVLFAATTMDTGMRLLRFVVQEIGDSMRLKITKFPATIVVVVVGLGLTFSQGLDGGGGLRIWPLFGTTNQLLASLTLSIVAVMLIRKRRNPLPALIPLVLVFVLSFWAAIEQLASFADPAKADWLLFALDVVIIASSIWVAVEAAIAMRKAATDPPEHEDEDAQLEAVREEV; from the coding sequence ATGTCTCCCGTTCTGCTGATGTTCATCGGCTTGGCCATCTTCGCGGCCGGATACATCTTCTACTCCCGCTATCTCGCGAACCGGGTCTACAGACTCGACCCGGCGTTCAAGACCCCCGCGCATGAACTCAACGACGGCATCGACTACGTGCCGACGAACAAGTTCATCCTCTGGGGTCACCACTTCACCTCCGTCGCCGGTGCTGCGCCGATCGTCGGTCCCGCGATCGCGGTGATCTGGGGCTGGGTCCCCGCGTTCCTCTGGGTCACGATCGGCACGGTGTTCTTCGCCGGCATGCACGACCTGGGCGCGCTGTGGGCGTCGACCCGCAACAAGGGCCGTTCGATCGGAGCCCTCTCCGCCCGCTACATCGGCAAGCGCGGGGCGAGCCTGTTCCTGGTCGTCATCTTCCTGCTGCTGCTGATGGTGATCGCCGCGTTCGCGGTCGTCATCAAGAACCTGCTGATCAGCACCCCCAGCGCGGTCATCCCCACCTGGGGTGCGATCGTGGTGGCGCTGCTCGTGGGTGTCGCCGTGTACCGGCTGCGCTGGCCGCTGCTGCCGGTCACCGTCGTGGGCGTCGTGGCGCTGTACTCGCTGATCGTGCTCGGAGACCAGGTCCCCGTGGTGCTGCCGGATGACTTCCTGGGCATGGGGCCGGCGACCTTCTGGATCCTCACGCTGTTCATCTACGGCGCGATCGCCTCGCTGCTCCCGGTCTGGGTGCTGCTGCAGCCGCGTGACTACATCAACGGCGTGCAGCTGTTCGTGGGGCTCATCCTGCTGTTCGGCTCGGTGCTCACCGCCACGCTGTTCTCGGGCGCGGCTCCCGAGATCGTCGCGCCGGCGATCAACACCGCCGTGCCGGAGGGCACGCCGAGCATGGTGCCGCTGCTGTTCGTGACGATCGCCTGCGGTGCCATCTCGGGCTTCCACGGCATGGTGTCCTCCGGCACCAGCTCGAAGCAGCTCGACAAGGAGACCGACGCCCGCTTCGTCGGCTACTTCGGTGCCGTCGGCGAGGGACTGCTCTCGCTGGGCACAATCCTCGCCGTGATCGCCGGCTTCCGTACGGTCGCCGAGTGGGATGAGGTCTACAGCGCCTTCGGCGCCGGCGGTGTCGGTGCCTTCGTCACCGGTGGCGGGGCGCTCATGCAGGCGGGAATCGGGCTGCCGGCATCGCTGAGCGCCACGGTGCTGGCGACCATGGCCGTGCTGTTCGCCGCCACCACGATGGACACCGGCATGCGACTGCTGCGCTTCGTGGTGCAGGAGATCGGCGACTCGATGCGGCTGAAGATCACGAAGTTCCCCGCGACGATCGTGGTCGTGGTGGTGGGGCTCGGCCTGACCTTCTCGCAGGGTCTCGACGGCGGCGGCGGTCTGCGCATCTGGCCGCTGTTCGGCACCACGAACCAGCTGCTGGCCTCGCTGACGCTGTCGATCGTGGCGGTGATGCTCATCCGCAAGCGGCGCAACCCGCTGCCTGCACTCATCCCGCTCGTACTGGTGTTCGTGCTCTCGTTCTGGGCCGCCATCGAGCAGCTGGCCTCGTTCGCCGATCCCGCGAAGGCCGACTGGCTGCTGTTCGCCCTCGACGTGGTGATCATCGCCTCGAGCATCTGGGTGGCGGTCGAGGCCGCGATCGCGATGCGCAAGGCCGCGACCGATCCGCCCGAGCACGAGGATGAGGACGCGCAGCTCGAGGCGGTGCGCGAAGAGGTCTGA
- a CDS encoding glycine C-acetyltransferase: MYTAFKDHVAAELTGIESAGLTKHERGIRGPQGAQITADGAEVLNFCANNYLGLADDPRILDAARAALDEWGYGLASVRFICGTQEQHLLLERRLSAFLGTEDAILYSSCFDANGGVFETLFSAEDAIISDELNHASIIDGIRLSKARRLRYRNRDMADLEQQLQDAADARFRVIVTDGVFSMDGYIAPLQEICDLAERYDALVFVDDSHAVGFIGDHGRGTPELCGVEGRVDIYTGTFGKALGGASGGYVASHREIVALLRQRSRPYLFSNTLAPSIVAGTLTALDLVEGSADLRARLRENAALFRRRMAAEGFDLLPGEHPIVPVMFGDAALTARIARAMQERGVYVTAFSFPVVPRGLARIRVQLSAAHTPEQIERCVAAFVGARAAVG, from the coding sequence ATGTACACCGCGTTCAAGGACCATGTGGCGGCCGAACTCACCGGGATCGAGAGCGCAGGGCTGACCAAGCACGAACGGGGGATCCGGGGGCCGCAGGGCGCGCAGATCACCGCCGACGGTGCGGAGGTGCTGAACTTCTGCGCCAACAACTACCTCGGCCTCGCCGACGACCCCCGCATCCTGGATGCCGCCAGGGCGGCGCTGGACGAATGGGGCTACGGGCTGGCCAGCGTGCGATTCATCTGCGGCACGCAGGAGCAGCACCTCCTTCTCGAGCGCCGACTCTCGGCCTTCCTCGGCACCGAGGACGCGATCCTGTACTCGTCGTGCTTCGATGCGAACGGCGGCGTCTTCGAGACGCTGTTCTCGGCGGAGGACGCCATCATCTCGGATGAGCTCAACCACGCCTCGATCATCGACGGCATCCGGCTGTCGAAGGCCCGCCGCCTGCGCTACCGCAACCGCGACATGGCCGACCTCGAGCAGCAGCTGCAGGATGCCGCCGACGCGCGCTTCCGCGTGATCGTCACCGACGGCGTGTTCTCGATGGACGGCTACATCGCGCCGCTGCAGGAGATCTGCGACCTCGCCGAGCGCTACGACGCACTCGTGTTCGTGGACGACTCGCACGCGGTGGGCTTCATCGGCGACCACGGACGAGGCACCCCCGAACTGTGCGGCGTCGAGGGCCGGGTCGACATCTACACCGGCACCTTCGGCAAGGCGCTCGGCGGAGCATCCGGCGGGTATGTCGCCTCGCACCGCGAGATCGTCGCGCTGCTGCGGCAGCGCTCCCGCCCCTACCTGTTCTCGAACACCCTGGCGCCGTCGATCGTGGCCGGGACCCTCACCGCGCTCGACCTCGTCGAGGGATCCGCCGACCTGCGCGCCCGGCTGCGTGAGAATGCGGCGCTGTTCCGCCGGCGGATGGCCGCCGAGGGCTTCGACCTGCTGCCGGGGGAGCATCCGATCGTGCCGGTGATGTTCGGCGACGCCGCCCTCACGGCCCGGATAGCGCGCGCCATGCAGGAGCGGGGCGTCTACGTGACGGCCTTCAGCTTCCCCGTGGTGCCGCGCGGGCTGGCGCGCATCCGCGTGCAGCTCTCGGCAGCGCACACGCCCGAGCAGATCGAACGCTGCGTGGCCGCGTTCGTCGGGGCACGCGCCGCGGTGGGGTGA
- the valS gene encoding valine--tRNA ligase gives MSAIPDKPALEGLEAKWGERWSEQGTFLFDRAGAAASGRDGVYSIDTPPPTASGSLHIGHVFSYTHTDIKARYERMRGKKVFYPMGWDDNGLPTERRVQNYYGVRCDPSLPYDADFTPPFEGGDNKSSRAADQIPISRRNFIELCEKLTVEDEKQFEALFRQLGLSVDWTQTYRTISDDTIRQSQLAFLRGLDRGEAYQSLAPTLWDIDFRSAIAQAELEDREQQASFHRVAFHKTDSSGDIHIETTRPELLPACVALVAHPDDERYQPYFGSTVRTPLFDVEVPVLAHHLAQPDKGSGIAMICTFGDVTDIIWWRELDLPNRTILGKDGRVLTDAPEAITTDAGKAAYAELAGKTVFSARKAIVDLLGESGDLLEVSKPFSHAVKFFEKGDRPLEIVSTRQWYIRNGARDAELRDELLEHGRELAWHPDFMRVRYENWVGGLTGDWLISRQRFFGVPIPVWYALDENGERDYGRVLTPSLESLPIDPTTDVPDGYTEDQRGVPGGFDAEQDIFDTWATSSLTPQLAGGWQRDEQLWDLVSPFDLRPQGQDIIRTWLFSTMLRSTLEDHRSPWRNAAISGFIVDPDRKKMSKSKGNVVTPADILDKHGSDAVRYWSASSRLGMDAAFDPQNPTQVKIGRRLAIKILNAAKFVLSFPVPEGAEITHALDASMLTSLDGVVREATRAYENYDQAKALEVTEAFFWTFCDDYLELVKERAYDQTDVGQASAALALRLALSTLLRLLAPIVSFATEEAWSWFEEGSVHTAAWPEPAGIQGDTAVLATASEALIGIRRAKTEAKASQKTPVSTATIAAPAEKIEALRAAADDLRAVGRIAELNFAEADELAVTAIELAPVEA, from the coding sequence ATGTCAGCCATTCCCGACAAGCCCGCGCTCGAAGGTCTCGAAGCGAAGTGGGGTGAGCGCTGGTCCGAGCAGGGGACGTTCCTGTTCGACCGCGCCGGCGCCGCAGCATCCGGTCGTGACGGCGTCTACTCGATCGACACGCCTCCGCCGACGGCATCCGGCAGCCTGCACATCGGTCACGTGTTCTCGTATACGCACACCGACATCAAGGCCCGCTACGAGCGCATGCGCGGCAAGAAGGTCTTCTACCCGATGGGCTGGGACGACAACGGCCTGCCCACCGAGCGCCGCGTGCAGAACTACTACGGCGTGCGCTGCGACCCCTCCCTCCCCTACGACGCCGACTTCACCCCGCCGTTCGAGGGCGGCGACAACAAGTCGTCTCGTGCCGCGGACCAGATCCCGATCAGCCGCCGCAACTTCATCGAGCTGTGCGAGAAGCTGACCGTCGAGGACGAGAAGCAGTTCGAGGCGCTGTTCCGTCAGCTCGGGCTGAGCGTGGACTGGACCCAGACCTACCGCACCATCTCGGACGACACGATCCGGCAGAGCCAGCTCGCCTTCCTGCGCGGGCTCGACCGCGGCGAGGCCTACCAGTCGCTCGCGCCGACCCTGTGGGACATCGACTTCCGCTCGGCGATCGCCCAGGCAGAGCTCGAGGACCGCGAGCAGCAGGCATCCTTCCACCGCGTCGCCTTCCACAAGACCGACAGTTCGGGCGACATCCACATCGAGACCACCCGCCCCGAGCTGCTGCCCGCCTGCGTGGCCCTGGTGGCCCACCCCGACGACGAGCGCTACCAGCCGTACTTCGGCTCGACGGTGCGCACGCCGCTGTTCGACGTCGAGGTGCCGGTGCTGGCGCACCACCTCGCCCAGCCCGACAAGGGCTCGGGCATCGCGATGATCTGCACCTTCGGCGACGTCACCGATATCATCTGGTGGCGCGAGCTCGACCTGCCCAACCGCACCATCCTCGGCAAGGACGGCCGCGTGCTGACCGACGCCCCCGAGGCGATCACGACGGATGCCGGAAAGGCGGCGTACGCCGAACTCGCGGGCAAGACCGTGTTCAGCGCCCGCAAGGCCATCGTCGACCTGCTCGGCGAGTCGGGCGACCTGCTCGAGGTGTCGAAGCCCTTCAGCCACGCCGTGAAGTTCTTCGAGAAGGGCGACCGCCCGCTCGAGATCGTCTCCACGCGCCAGTGGTACATCCGCAACGGCGCCCGGGATGCCGAGCTGCGCGACGAGCTGCTCGAGCACGGCCGCGAGCTGGCCTGGCACCCCGACTTCATGCGCGTGCGCTACGAGAACTGGGTCGGCGGGCTCACCGGCGACTGGCTGATCTCGCGTCAGCGCTTCTTCGGCGTGCCGATCCCCGTCTGGTACGCGCTCGACGAGAACGGCGAGCGCGACTACGGCCGCGTGCTGACGCCTTCGCTCGAGAGCCTGCCGATCGACCCCACCACCGACGTGCCCGACGGCTACACCGAGGACCAGCGCGGCGTGCCGGGCGGCTTCGACGCCGAACAGGACATCTTCGACACCTGGGCGACTTCGTCGCTGACCCCGCAGCTGGCCGGCGGCTGGCAGCGTGATGAGCAGCTGTGGGACCTGGTGTCGCCGTTCGATCTGCGCCCGCAGGGTCAGGACATCATCCGCACCTGGCTGTTCTCGACGATGCTGCGCTCGACGCTCGAGGATCACCGCTCGCCGTGGCGCAACGCGGCGATCTCGGGCTTCATCGTCGACCCCGACCGCAAGAAGATGTCGAAGTCGAAGGGCAACGTCGTCACGCCCGCCGACATCCTCGACAAGCACGGCTCGGACGCGGTGCGCTACTGGTCGGCATCCAGCCGTCTGGGTATGGATGCCGCATTCGACCCGCAGAACCCCACGCAGGTGAAGATCGGCCGCCGCCTGGCGATCAAGATCCTCAACGCGGCGAAGTTCGTGCTGTCGTTCCCGGTGCCTGAGGGCGCCGAGATCACGCACGCGCTGGACGCCTCGATGCTCACCTCGCTCGACGGCGTGGTGCGCGAGGCCACCCGCGCGTACGAGAACTACGACCAGGCCAAGGCGCTCGAGGTGACCGAGGCGTTCTTCTGGACGTTCTGCGATGACTACCTCGAGCTCGTCAAGGAGCGCGCCTACGACCAGACCGACGTGGGGCAGGCATCCGCTGCCCTCGCGCTGCGACTGGCCCTTTCGACCCTGCTGCGGCTGCTCGCCCCGATCGTGTCGTTCGCGACCGAGGAGGCGTGGTCGTGGTTCGAGGAGGGCTCCGTCCACACCGCCGCCTGGCCCGAGCCTGCAGGCATCCAGGGCGACACCGCCGTGCTCGCGACCGCGAGTGAGGCGCTGATCGGCATCCGCCGTGCCAAGACCGAGGCCAAGGCCTCGCAGAAGACGCCGGTGTCGACCGCGACGATCGCCGCCCCCGCCGAGAAGATCGAGGCGCTGCGCGCCGCCGCAGACGATCTGCGCGCCGTGGGACGCATCGCGGAGCTCAACTTCGCGGAGGCCGACGAACTCGCCGTGACCGCGATCGAACTCGCACCCGTGGAGGCCTGA
- the tdh gene encoding L-threonine 3-dehydrogenase, which produces MKALFKPQPGAGLEFADRPEPVAAADEVVIRVLRTGICGTDLHIRRWDDWAASAVKAPLIPGHEFYGEVVEVGPLVHDIGVGDRVSGEGHIVCGTCRNCRAGRRHMCIRTIGLGVQRDGAFAEYVSLPATNVWGHHDDVTPELGAIFDPLGNAVHTALTYSLVGEDVLVTGCGPIGLMAIAVARHAGARFITATDISIPRLEMATTMGADQVIDVSQHDIREAQIALGMREGFDIGFEMSGSPRALPAMIDNMNHGGRIAMLGLPAAGFEIDWGKLVTHMLTIKGIYGREMFETWNAMGAMLQTSAVLRDSISRVVADVLPAREWERGFAAAESAVTGKIILDWTSL; this is translated from the coding sequence ATGAAGGCGCTGTTCAAGCCTCAGCCCGGCGCGGGGCTGGAATTCGCGGATCGCCCGGAGCCGGTCGCCGCGGCGGATGAGGTCGTCATCCGGGTGCTGCGCACCGGCATCTGCGGAACCGACCTGCACATCCGGCGCTGGGACGACTGGGCGGCATCCGCGGTGAAGGCCCCGCTGATCCCTGGCCACGAGTTCTACGGCGAGGTCGTCGAGGTGGGCCCGCTCGTGCACGACATCGGGGTCGGCGATCGCGTCTCGGGGGAGGGGCACATCGTCTGCGGCACCTGCCGCAACTGCCGGGCGGGGCGCCGGCACATGTGCATCCGCACCATCGGCCTGGGCGTGCAGCGCGACGGCGCTTTCGCCGAGTACGTCTCGCTGCCGGCGACCAACGTCTGGGGGCATCACGACGACGTGACACCCGAGCTGGGAGCGATCTTCGATCCGCTGGGCAACGCGGTGCACACCGCCCTGACGTACTCGCTGGTCGGCGAGGACGTGCTTGTGACCGGCTGCGGGCCCATCGGACTGATGGCCATCGCGGTCGCCAGGCACGCGGGCGCCCGGTTCATCACGGCGACCGACATCAGCATCCCGCGGCTGGAGATGGCGACGACCATGGGCGCCGATCAGGTGATCGACGTGTCGCAGCACGACATCCGTGAGGCGCAGATCGCGCTCGGCATGCGCGAGGGCTTCGACATCGGCTTCGAGATGAGCGGATCACCGCGGGCCCTTCCCGCCATGATCGACAACATGAACCACGGCGGGCGGATCGCCATGCTCGGCCTGCCGGCCGCCGGGTTCGAGATCGACTGGGGCAAGCTGGTCACCCACATGCTCACCATCAAGGGCATCTACGGCCGCGAGATGTTCGAGACGTGGAACGCGATGGGCGCGATGCTGCAGACCAGCGCCGTGCTGCGTGACTCGATCAGCCGTGTCGTGGCGGATGTGCTGCCCGCCCGCGAGTGGGAGCGCGGCTTCGCCGCCGCCGAATCGGCGGTCACCGGCAAGATCATCCTCGACTGGACGAGCCTGTAG
- a CDS encoding LysR family transcriptional regulator, whose amino-acid sequence MELHQLQILRELGALGSVTAVAEAMRVTPSAISQQLAALQRGFRTPLTRKQGRTLALTAAGEVLAAAGAEAIDAVAAARNALDDFEHDVTGAVAISGFHSVGQALFGLLLRELTDSGPAPAVHLTDEDVAQSEFPALTARYDLVLAHRMAHSAQWPANGIRSLTLVREPLDVAVAATHPLASRRSLSPADVAGERWVTSRIGYSPDDVLRAVAAVANRPVQVQHRINDYGAVAAVVATGDAIGMLPRYTSRSVDDRDIVRLPLHGVNTLRSIDVLARPENLRRSSVRRVIEALQRAMARLSG is encoded by the coding sequence GTGGAACTCCATCAGCTGCAGATCCTGCGCGAACTGGGCGCGCTGGGCAGCGTGACCGCCGTCGCCGAGGCGATGCGCGTGACTCCCTCGGCCATCTCGCAGCAGCTCGCCGCGCTGCAACGCGGCTTCCGCACACCGCTCACGCGCAAGCAGGGCCGCACGCTCGCACTGACCGCAGCCGGTGAGGTGCTCGCCGCGGCCGGCGCCGAGGCGATCGATGCGGTCGCCGCCGCCCGCAACGCGCTGGACGACTTCGAGCACGACGTCACCGGCGCCGTCGCGATCAGCGGATTCCACAGCGTCGGCCAGGCGCTGTTCGGGCTGCTGCTGCGCGAGCTCACCGACTCCGGTCCGGCACCCGCCGTGCACCTCACCGACGAGGACGTCGCGCAGAGCGAGTTCCCCGCGCTGACCGCGCGCTACGACCTCGTGCTCGCGCATCGGATGGCGCATTCCGCGCAGTGGCCCGCCAACGGCATCCGCAGTCTGACGCTCGTGCGCGAGCCGCTCGACGTCGCCGTGGCGGCGACGCATCCGCTGGCCTCGCGCCGCTCGCTCTCCCCCGCCGACGTCGCAGGCGAGCGCTGGGTCACCAGCCGCATCGGGTACTCCCCGGACGACGTGCTGCGCGCGGTCGCCGCTGTCGCGAACCGCCCGGTGCAGGTGCAGCACCGCATCAACGACTACGGTGCGGTCGCGGCGGTCGTCGCCACCGGAGACGCGATCGGGATGCTGCCGCGGTACACCTCTCGCAGCGTCGACGACCGCGACATCGTGCGCCTGCCGCTGCACGGGGTGAACACGCTGCGTTCGATCGATGTGCTCGCACGGCCCGAGAATCTGCGGCGCAGCTCGGTGCGCCGGGTGATCGAGGCGCTGCAGCGAGCGATGGCGCGCCTGAGCGGCTGA